CTTTTATTCAGAGTATCTATGAAACCTCTGATCTCTttggtaatactgtgataaGTTTTAATGTTAACATGTTTGAGTAAGACTTGAGTTCTGGGGGATTTTGTAGTTGGAAAATACTACTGAAGTTACTCTGCAAGTGTACATGGTTCATATTGGGCGTAGACATTAAGATTGGCAGCTGCCTATCAGAATAATGACCTACTCATGCTATGATGCGGCTGTTGAACTGCTGTTGAACACAGTTCTTTGGTTGACACATGTAGAGAATGTCagtggctgtgtgctgccacaAGTGTTCAATGCTGGCAGTTTCCTGAAGGTAAAGAAATGGCTCTTGTGTTTGTTGTAGGGGCTTCAAGAAACGAGCACCGCGTGCTCTCAAGGAAATCCGTAAATTCGCCATGAAGGAAATGGGGACTCCTGATGTTCGCATTGACACCAGATTGAACAAAGCAGTCTGGGCTAAAGGAATAAGGTGGgtttctgcagcttctctctttGGGTGAGAACTTCGACTGTGTACGTGGAGGTGCAGGAGAAGTAGAAAAAAATAGGTACACATCTTGCAGTATTTGCGAGTGCTTCCTTTCTTACAGTGTGCATGGCAAGCTAATCTTTTTGTCAAAAACCTTTGTGTTctggccagctccctcagcgtgTGTGTGACAAAGCTTCAGTAAAGTCTGGAATTGAAACTTTATTCTGCCTTCAATGAGGAAAGAAGGAATGCAAGTTTAGGGGTGGAGAGTGGGGACAAAGAACAGATTTGGGATTTTTGCAATACTGTAGAACCCAAATCCCTGTTGTAACAGGCACTTTTTagaaacaggtttttttttcagtgaaaccTCCAGTTCCAGGCTAATACCTGGGGTGTGTGTAATGTGTGAGCAGGATTAGGTTTCAAAGCATGCTGAATTGATAAATGTTATGCAAGGAATAATGGGATGGTTCAAATAGTCATTCATCTTGTCTTGGAAGTACAAATGCTGAGTTGTAGGGGGGACAAAACATTACAGCTTCTGTTGAATCACTGCTGTAGAGGCAGATGATTTGACTTGCATAGGTCAAAAGGACTCTTGTGAAGAGTGGGACTTCTTAAATCGTAACAAAATTTAACTCGTAAGGATTCATACTGTGAATACTGCACTGAATGCACACGAACCCTTGTGTTAAACCATGTCTTGTAGGAATGAATATTCCTGAGTCTGACCTATGGTGTATTTATGGACCTTCACATGGAGTTGTGTGCTTAGGCCAACCCTTCCTCAAAAACAGTGGGACTGAGCGGGTCTTCAGAGCAGGGGTTCTTTGTCCTTCCTGTTAAGCTCTTCCAGTTTGTGAGCAATGAGAAGTAGCAATTGATCCACGTGACAGCATCATTTCAGAGCTTAGTAGTGAGGTTGCTAACCAAGATTTCCTTTATTAACTGTTAGGAGTGTGGTTTGTGGAGCAAAGAATCGTCATGTCTGTCTTTCCAGCATGAATTTACCTGCAGTTTTTACTAGTATCTTCCTCTGGGAGAAGCAGGAGAGGCAAAACCCACTATGTCAGCCAGTAAGATAGTTAGTGATATGAGGCAAGTTGTGAAAAATGCTTTCAAGAAGAATAATTTGAAGCGAGTTCCTGTGTCTTAATTACTGCATCCATATGATTTAGTAAGTATGCTCTTGAGAATGCACAGCAGGAAGTAAGTTCTTCCACTGAGTTCACGGAGCAAAGTATTTTGAGCAGGAGTTTCCCAAAATCCAGAATTCGTTTGAGATGGGAGATTACTTGAAGAATTATTTGGATAAATAATTTTGTGCTTTCCCTCAGCAATGTATTTTGGAGAGGAGACTAAGCTGTGACTTGCCTATTACAGACAGTCATCTAAGCAATTTAGTTGTGGTTCCATTGGGCTTTGTGAGGAATAAACATTTACCAGTTGTACACTCACAAATAAAATTTGGTCAGGGTCTGAAGCTCACTGGAATTTCCATGACTCCTGGTGTACAGATTGGGCAGTACTGTGACTCTTGACAAGGGGCCTCAGACTTTCACAACAGATGACAGGGTGTTTTCACCTTACTGATTGCCATTTCAGTAAAATGTTTGTTAGTAACAGCTACTGGCTGATGATATTCATGCTGAGCTTCATGATCATAGTTATGTTTCCTCAATCAGTATTGGACTGATAATGTATTTCTGACTCTATGTTCCCACTGGATTATGGATTCATGTTACTCAAGGCTTGGTTAAATCTTCCCTGCTTACCTTAACtgaaagagcaaaacaaaacaaaaaaagctccTCCAAGACAAAAAGCACAGTCTCTTAAGGCACAGAATTTTATTCATGATGCTGAGGTAAAACCAGATTTGACTTGGCCTATTCTTTCACAAATAGAGAAAGCTTAAGAATTTGAAGTAGGGTAGTAATCTTGTAGCAAATAGATTTTCTATTAATTAACAGCTATTAATATGCATTTTACTGAAAATTAATCTGTCCTCATGATTTTAGGAATGTTCCTTACCGTATCCGTGTGCGCTTGTCCAGAAAGCGCAACGAGGATGAAGATTCACCAAACAAGCTGTACACACTGGTTACCTATGTACCAGTCACAACATTCAAAGGTAAGGTTGCAATGTGTCCCTCTTTCtctgttctgtgtttctctgaacAAGTAGACAAGTGGGACTTGCATCCTGTGATGCAAAATTCAGATGACAAGCATGCTGAAGGGGTCAAGCTGCTGGCTTTAACAATAGCTCTGCTGCAAAGAACAGGAACATTAGCTCGCCTGATCAGCATTAAAACAGATACAGAATTTGGGACATTTtggaagaacagaaaaaaaggctGGCCAGAGTTCATAGGGCAGTTTTAAGCTTTATTTTTCAATATAGAAGTACATCCTCTGATGTACAAAAGCTCAAGTAGGTTGAGCCTTTTTTGCCTGTCTTCTGAGAAGTATCTTACTTGCAGAATTGATTTGCTGTTTTTCCATCAAATGTTGGAATGCTTGCCCAAATTTGCTTTTGCAGCAGTAGATCAGTAAACTAGCTTTGAAAACTGCAGTTGTACTTCTGATGAAGGCTTGTGTACACATAAAGGGAATTGTCCTAGTAATTGGTGATACATTTTCCATGTTTTGCAGGTCTACAGACAGTCAATGTGGATGAAAATTAAAGTGATTTTCATTACAATAAAATGAAAGTTTTATTGCCAAATTGGTCTTTTTTTACTGTCCAGTCTCTCCAAACTCTCCTCCGTGAGGCACTAAGTTGAGCAGATGACATCTTAAAGTATCATGCTTTTTCTTTGGATTGTACCACCTGGGAAATGGTGAAGTCGACATCCATGGAGGTATTTAAACAAGTAGATAGAATGCTTAGGGACAGGCTTTAgtggtgatctggcagtgctgggttgatgactggactcaatcatcttaaaggtctcttcaatcaaaacaattctgtggtcctgttctATGCTTTAATGGTATAATTTAGTTAAAGATACTGTAGATGTCAATGGAATAAGGATATGTGAGTGGTAAAGTCTtaatatttttgtttcattcCTATGGAAATAAAGACCCACCACACAGGCATTTTAAGgctaaacaaaaaataaaacaaacagaaacttAGACTGATACTTTGTATATTTATTGTCTTGTTGAAAAGTAAACTCCCTGTGTTTGGCAGGGAGTTAGGCAGAATCAGTAGGCTTCTCCTGGTCAGGTCTGTTCCCTATACTGAAATAGAGGGCTCTGACCAGTGAATGTGCTATCTTGGGGAATTTGTTCAGTTAAGTCTAAAGTTTCTTACCTTCCATAAATCAATAGAGGCTGTCAGTGCAAATCTAGTATGAAAAGAGTTTATTGAAAAGTGCATGTTTTCACAGACTGACATCAGAAGCAGAGTCCATGTACACTTAACATTTCAATAAGACATACAAATTGGGATACAATCAAATATATTAAAATAGTTTCAATTACCAGCATTGAAACAGTTTTCAGGATTAGTGCAAAAAAGGCAACCCAAACAAACTGCAGACAATAGCTGAGAGGTGTTTTCCcctgtgtaaaaaaaaaaaaaacaacaaaaaaaagtacTACTAGAGCCAGCCTCTGCTGTCCCAGTGCAGAAGAGGGCTTCAGTGTCTTCACACTGTCGACAGATGTTTCCTTTTACATTCAAGACAAGAACATTATTAATAAATCAATGGCACAAAACAAACCTACACACCCTTTAGCTTTTAAAGCTCttaaaaccacaaaccaacaaATTGTTTATCAGAAGTCCACTGCTGAGAGCCTTTTACAGTATGTGCTTTGGCATTGTTTCAGTGCATTTTCATCTTTCAAGGGTTTGCCACTAGTGTGTTCAGTTTCGTATGTTCACCCCGTGACTGGCAGCTGATTCCATTTGGTTTGAGGCTGTACTGATTTAACTTGGCATTCTCGAGTTTTGGCCTGAGTTCTACAGGTTTCTCAAAGAAATTAACTAATGACTGTTCAGTCAAGAGGGATGCTAAAATATGTTCAAAAGAAACAGTCCAGTCCCCTTCAGTCACAGGTGAAAGCTGTGAGTCTTTGTGAGGGCTTTTCACAGTGTCAGTAaaaacagcatcctggtctgtagcAGAAGCTTCAGGCTGCAAGTCCTCAGTGAACTCATCTGATCCGCTCCCCAGGCTGATGCTTCTTTGTCCTACTTCTCCAATCTGAAGTAACAGTGTGGTCACAGTGGCAATAGCTTGATACAAATCATTCTCCTCTGGATCTTCATGAAACATGCTATACAAGGTTTTGCAGAACTGAATGAACTCCCTCTGTAAAGGATGAAGAACCAAAATCAAAACTAGTGAACTCTGGGTAGCTCTAAAGTTGGGcaagggcacagcactgcaaaggaTGCTGTGTATGTTTATGTGCTCATTTATAACTTCAGCCTGCTTTGGGAAAAGTGCTAGTGAAGCTGTTTCAACTGTCACTGAAGCTAGGAAACCTTAGTGCTGCAAATCAACAAGTGAACAGAGCATAAAATTATTTTGTGGCCTTGATGAATTAGACAAGCAAACAAGTGAGATTGGTGGCTGTTAAGGGAGAACGAGTTATGACTGAAACAGCCATCCACAGACCTGCAAGCAACTTCCCTTAGGTTTCTCTTCCCATTTTTCCCCATCTCTTCTACTAATAAATTTCAGACATCCTTCCCACCCgggcttctctccttcctttgctTAGCCATTGCAGGTGAGTATCAGGCTAGATGTTTCCATAACCTATTACAACATTTGTGAGCCTCATAGTTTCATACACTCATGGCTAGTTGACCGTAGAAGTGACTGGAAGTTCAGTGGTGCCTTTATGAGATTATGTGGCCCTGCTGAGCTGACAGGTTCAGAACATGCCACCCATATCAAACTGTATTTGGCAACACCAGCAGAGAGGGGGTTCTGGCTGTAGTCCCATCTTTGCACATTTGTTTGATTAATATATGACCCTGTTCCCTCCAGTAGATTTTGGTGTGCCAAAAGCATACATAAAGCCCTACGGGAATTGGGGCGGAGATGGTAAGATGATGAGAACCTTCAGCTGTCTTTCATGCAGTTCTAGTTGGCATTTGGCTAACACTTGGCATATCTCACTTGGTGATGGACTACCAAAGAAGTTACTGGTTTGGCAGAGAACAAGTCAGGGAAGACAGAACAGCAATATGCATTCTTGGGAATTCTTCAGGTCTGTGAGGAGGCTTTTTCCAGATTGCTACACTGCAGGTGAGGGTGAGTATGAAATTCTCTCAATTCACCAGCTGGTCTGATTAAGGAGTGATGCTATAAAGGTAGCCAAGAGTTTTTAAGAACACCTCTGGATCAGAGGAGCTCAGTTCTCAGTATCTAAAGGACTGAATATAAACTCAGGCTGAAGTTACTTTACCAGAAGATCTAAGTCATTGTATTTGGTCATTTATTTTAAGCACTCTCCACTTCTTTTAAAACCGTCTACAGCCTCTGATGTACACACCTGGCTCATTTTTGGCAGCTCTTTTTCAGTTCTAGTATCTTTTTCTTTGGCAAGATCCTTTAACATCTGTTTCAACTGCTTTTGGTAATCTACTGCATCACCTTTTAGGGAACAGACACAAAAAGGAGAATTAGTTTTCAACTCACTGGAGTAAACTGACATTTCAAAATAAACCCCAGAGAGCAGATAAAACAGAGTAGGCTTCACAAATGGGAAGCTGATTATCTTCTATGCACATTTAGGCCATACCATTTCCTTTTCCAATGACGAGTGGTCTTGACGTTGACAGCAAAGGATTTTTTAACGGTGACTGGCTGTCTCGTTCGTTTTCTGTGAGAGCTATCCAAAAACACAAACGTAACAACCCCTTGAATGGTGCATAATGGTTATTTATGCTTTTAAAATTTACATATTTGAAGAAAGCAAAGGAATTGGGCAGAGATGTTTTTAAACTACTTCAATTAAATCATACTGTAAAATCATGTCAATGT
The window above is part of the Pogoniulus pusillus isolate bPogPus1 chromosome 5, bPogPus1.pri, whole genome shotgun sequence genome. Proteins encoded here:
- the RPL31 gene encoding large ribosomal subunit protein eL31 — encoded protein: MAPAKKGGEKKKGRSAINEVVTREYTINIHKRIHGVGFKKRAPRALKEIRKFAMKEMGTPDVRIDTRLNKAVWAKGIRNVPYRIRVRLSRKRNEDEDSPNKLYTLVTYVPVTTFKGLQTVNVDEN